DNA from Sphingomonas sp. SUN039:
GCCGCCCGCAGCGGCCCGCGCCCCCGTTACCAATGTCAGAAATCTCGCCAGCCCGTTCTGGCGCACCACGCTGGGCCGTCCCGACCGGCGCTGCCTCGTGCCCGTAACCAAGTTCTGCGAATGGGAAGGCGAAGCCGGGAGCAAGATCAAGCGCTGGTTCGCGATCCCGTCGCGCCCGGTTTTTGCGTTTGCGGGCGTCTGGCGGCCGACCGAGGGGGATCCGGCGTTTGCGTTCCTGACCTGCGAGCCCAATCCGATCGTCGCCCCGATCCATCCCAAAGCCATGCCGGTCATTCTGCACGAGGACGATTACGCGGGGTGGCTGTCGGGCGAATTCGCCCAGGCTTGCGCCTTGGCAACGCCCTACCCTTCGCAATTGATGACGGTCAGTTAGTAGGCGATGACTCAACGCGTCTGTCAGTCTTGAAAGCCCAGGCGCTGATGGTTCAAAACAAGCGCCCACGTCATGGTCATGAAAAATCTGGGTGATATGCTCGCGAGAGCGACGGACCGAAAAGCTGAACCCAGGAGGCGTTTGTGATCGCAAAAAGCAGGTACTGCCTGACGCTGAGTGCTCTCGCGGTCGCCCTCTTCACCCCAAATACCGCGAAGGCCTGGGGCAACGAGGGTCACCAGACCATTGGTTTGATCGCCGAGCATTTTCTGTCGACGGCAGAACGGGCCGAAGTGAAGCGCCTTTTGTCGCTGCCGATCGACCCCGACCTGCCCGCAACGATGCGCGATCGGGCCACATGGGGCGATGCGTATCGTGACAGTGATCGCAACACGACCAAAATTCGCTATACGCTGACGCGCAACTGGCACTTTGTTGACCTTGAGTTCGACAACCCGGACTTCGCTTCGGCCTGCTTTGGCGACGTGCCTTTGCGGCCCGGCGCCAACCCAAGCCAGGGCAACGCCCAAGAGTGCGTTGTGCAGAAGATCGAAGAGTTTCGTGCCGTTCTCGCAGACAAGGCGAGGCCCGACGCGGAGCGCGCCTTGGCCCTTAACTTTATGCTTCATTTCGTCGGGGACGTTCATCAACCGCTGCACGCCGCCGAACGGCAGAAAGATCAGGGCGGCAATCTTGTCCTTGTTGTAACCGGCACCTCGACCAATGGCTCGAACCTTCACAGCTTTTGGGACACGGCCACAGTCAATCGGCTGGGGAGTTCGCCCGAGACGATATCGGCCGCGTTGATCGGCGACATCACGCCGGGCAAACTCGCATCGTGGCGAAAGGGAAATGCGCGCGACTGGGCGCTGCAGAGCTACAAAATTGCGCACGACGTGACCTATGCCTTGCCGACGGCGACCCGGAGCTGTTCGATCCGCGCGCGAGATGGCACGACGAAACAGGAGACCTGCATTGTCCTCGATGAAGGTTACCGCACAAAAGCCGCCGGCAAAGTCCATCGGCAGCTCGAGGTTGCCGGTGTTCGCTTGGCGTGGATGATCAGTCAGGCGTTAAAATAGGACCGCTATCATACTGCAGGGCATGTAGGCGCCTAAGTCGCTTGACCTGAATGCGTCTCTTCACGGATTGAAGCCCATGGCCGCATCGACCCCCGTGACAGACGACCAGGGCGCGCTTGCGCCGCTCGGTATCCCGATCTTCCGTGCGATCTGGCTAGCCAGCCTCGCCTCCAATTTCGGTGGCCTCATCCAGTCGGTCGGTGCGTCCTGGATGATGACGACCCTTGCCCCCACGCCGACCTTTGTCGCGCTCGTCTCGGCTTCGACGACGCTGCCGATCATGCTGTTGTCGCTGTTCGCCGGGGCAATTGCCGACAATTTCGACCGCCGCCGCGTGATGCTCGCCGCGCAAGCCTTCATGCTGCTGGTGTCTGTCGGCCTGTCGGTCTGCGCGTGGTCGGGCGCGCTGACGCCTTGGCTGCTTCTCATCTTTACGTTCCTCATCGGAGTCGGCACCGCCTTTAACGGGCCGGCCTGGCAAGCTTCGGTCGGTGACATGGTGCCGCGCGCGGCACTGCCGGGCGCGGTGGCACTCAACAGCATGGGCTTCAACATCGCGCGCAGCGTCGGTCCTGCGCTGGGCGGCGTCATCGTCGCCGTCGCCGGCGCGGCGACGGCGTTCCTGCTCAATGCTGTCAGCTATCTGGGCCTGATCTTCGTGCTGCTGCGCTGGTCGCCACCAGCCCGCACCAGTGCGCTGCCGCCCGAGCCGCTCGGCGTCGCGATGGGCGCAGGGCTGAGATATGTCGCCATGTCGCCGGACATTCTGAAGGTTCTCGTCCGCGCCGGCATGTTCGGCTTCGGGGCCAGTGCCATATCGGCGCTGATGCCCCTTGTTGCGCGCAACATGCTTGGCGGCGGCGCGCTTGTTTTCGGCCTTTTGTCGGGCGCCTTCGGCATCGGCGCCGTGCTTGGTGCGCTGAACGGCGCGCGGCTGCGCCGACTGATGACGACCGAAGCGATGGTCTGTGCTGCGATCATTGCGTTAGCCGCCGGGACGCTGGTCACCGGCTTGAGCCATGTCACGGCGGTCAGCTTTGTCGCAATCCTGGTGGCTGGCGGTGGCTGGGTCACGGCACTCTCGACCTTCAACGTGACCGTCCAGATGGCATCGCCGCGTTGGGTCGTCGGGCGCGCGCTCGCGCTCTACCAGATGGTCGCGTTCGGCTTCATGGCAATCGGCAGTTGGGTGTTCGGCGAGATCGCGGCTGCTTACGGAATCCCGGTCGCGCTCATGACCGCATCGATCGTGCTGCTCGCCGGTATTCTCGTGGGGCGTATCGTGCCGCTGCCGCGCGCAACCGACCTCAATCTGGACCCGCTGCAGCGCTGGATCGAGCCGACCGTTGCCGTTCCGATCGAACCCCGCAGCGGACCGATCGTTGTCACCCTTGAGTACCGGATCGCGACGGACGACATCAGCGGGTTTCTTGCCCATATGAACGAGCGACGACGCATCCGGCTACGCGATGGGGCGCGCCACTGGACGCTGTTGCGTGATCTCCAGATCAGCGATCTCTGGGTCGAGCGCTATCACGTCGCGACATGGAATGATTATGTCCGCCATAACGAACGTCGGACCCAGGCCGACGCCGCAAATATTGATGCGATCCACACCCTGCAGCGCGCCGGAGTACCAATCGTCGCTCACCGCATGATCGAGCGGCAAACCGGCTCGTTGATCCACCGCCCCGATTTTGAGGAGGTCGAACCGCTGACCGATCCCATTCGGTCTGCATAAAGGCCAACTGCCCAGTCCGGGTATAATTTCGCGCCTCGGTCGTTACGTTGACAGGCCGATGGCTAGGGCAGCTTGACAGTCGGAAGCAGCGGCGCTGCATGCGCAACATTGCGGACGTCGAAGTCCGAGAACTGGTCACCTGAAAGCAGCCAGTCATTACTCCGTTGTAGGTGCGTCTGCGTCGGGCCCAATCCCGGCTGATCAGTGGCCTGATTCACGATCCCGGAACCGGTCGTCCGTTCACAACCGTCGGGAGGTCAGCTAAGTTGGACAGTCCGGACTGTCCGGTTTTGCGGTCGCGAGCGTGGCAAGCCGACGTTCGTACAGCACGTGTACCTTCTTCTATTTAGCGCCTGCACGCGGGCGTTGATTTCTCCAATGACCATCACCGCCAGCGGCCATTCGTTGAACTGGGGATATCCTCACAATTCCAGATCTGGGGCATAGTCAACACATCGACGATAACTGATTATTCGGGTTGCGGCCAAAGCACGAAAGGTCGAATGACAGCCATGTCCAAAACAGTCAGGCCTCACCTTCCGATGCGCAAATCACTTTCCATCGTCGGTTTGATTCTGTTTGCTTCGGCGCCAGTTTTCGCAAAAGACCTGCAGTCTATCTCTTACAGGGTCGTGGAAAAAATCGCCGGACCGGATGGCGGCTGGGATTTGTTGAGCGTCGATCCGGCGACTGAGCGCCTTTACGTCGCGCGCAGCAACGGCGTGATGGCAATCGATCTGAAGTCCGGCAAAGTCTCGCCCGACGTGGCTGTGAGCAATCGCGGACATGATGCGATGTCGATCCCCGGAACGTCGACCGTCATTTCCACAAATGGCGGTGCCAACACCGCGACGTTGTTCAACGGCCTTACGGGTGAAGTGATCGCCACGCTGCCCGTCGGAACCAAGCCCGATGCGGTGGCGTGGGATCCCGCAACGAAGACGGCTTGGGTGATGACGCCAGGTTCCGGAGACATCAGCGTGATCGATCCGAGTTCGGCGAAAGTCGTTGCGACAATTGCGGTTGGTGGCTCGCTCGAACTTGGTACAGCGGACGGGAAGGGTCGGCTTTACGTCAATGTCGAAGACAAGAACGAAGTTGTCGTTTTGGATACTCTTGCGCGGAAGGTCATAGCGCGCTTCCCGTTGAAGGGCTGCGATGAGCCTACGGGCATCGCTTACGCTGCCGATACCAAACAGATCGTTTCGGCTTGCGCCAACGGTGTCGCCATCGTCTCCGCGCCTAATGGTCGTTTGGTTGCCAGTCTCAAAGTCGGCACTGGTCCCGATGGCGCTGTCTATGATGCGCGACGCCATCTCGCGTTTGTGCCTTCAGGCGGCGACGGTACACTTTCAATCGTTCGCCTTGGCGCGAAGCCCGCGGTTGTCGGACTCGTTGTGACGGCAAAAGGGGCGAGGACAGTTGCGCTCGACCCCTCGACCGGTCGGCTATATTTGCCATCGGCGCAATATCTGCCCGCGAACGGTGCCAGGCGTCCGCCGATGGTTCCCGGCAGCTTCAAGGTGCTCGTCGTAGCCCCGTCTCAATCGCTCTGAGGCGACGAGTTGATTTTGTTATAGGTGCTTGAGCATTCAAATTGTCCCTTCTGCGATTGAAAGATGTATAGAGCTTCAGAGATGACGACGATCCATCTTTCTACGGCTTTATTGCTGACCTTTTCGCTCTGCCAGGGGTGTGCCAGCGGTCCCGAATACCGCGTCCCCGTCCATCTCGCCTCGAACACCGACATCGCTATCGTGCAAGCGAGCGCTCACGCCAAGGCGGGCGGCTTCATCGTCGGTGGCGATGTGCGTCGTCCCAATAGTTACGCAGGGGTCGTGCCCGGATACCTTCATATTGTTGGACGCGACGGCTCCAGTCGCGTCGTCGCGACGACCGACACGCATTGGGGCGAGTTCATGAACCGTCGATTCCGTCTCGCCTATTTCAAGGCATTCCTGCCGGTGACCGATCCTTCTGCGATCAAAGAAATCACCATTGAGCCTGTCACCGGCCAACGACCCTGACGCTTGCCAAGCACCTATTGTCGTTACTCGTGTCGGACCACACCGAGGATCCCAAGCAAAGCTAGTGCCGCAAATGCCGCCCCGACGACGAACGTGGCGCTCGGTCCGACCGAGTCCCACAGCAGTCCGGCGATGACACTTGCTGCCAGCAAGGCGAGGCCGCTTGCCAGATTGAAAACGCCATAGGCCGATCCGCGCAGCTCTGGAGGTGCGCGGTCGGCAACGAGCTTGGCAAACAGTCCTTGGGTCAAAGCCATATGCAGTCCCCAAAGCAGAATGCCGACAAACGCTCCTCCAATGCCCGGCAGCATCGCAAGCGCAAGATCGGCACCGATCAGGCAGCACAGACCCCATGCGAGCAGGCTTCGCGACGACACCCGATCCGACACAATGCCGAGCGGATAGGCACCTATGGCGTAAACGAGATTCATGGCGACGAGAACAAGCGGAGCCAAGGCAAGCGGCAGCCCCTCTGCATTGGCTTTAAGGATCAGAAACGCCTCGCTAAACCGCGCCAGTGAAAACACCGCGCCAATGACGACCAGAACCCAGAAGGCGCGCGGCAGGCGCTGGATATCGGCTATTCGGATCGGAATGCGAACCTCGGCCCCTTTTGTTGTCGGCGTCGTATCCTCCACCCCGAACAGTACCAGCGCGACAGCGAGTAGCGCCGGAATGATCGCAACCCAGAAAACCATTCGCATGTCGTCGGAAAATAATGCCATCAACCCGATCGCAATCAATGGACCTGCGAACGCGCCGATAGTATCGAGAGACTGGCGCAATCCAAAAGCGCGTCCCCGAATTTCTTGCGGTGTGACGTCGGCGACCAGCGCGTCGCGGGGCGCACCGCGCAACCCCTTGCCGATCCTGTCGGCGAACCGCGCCCCAAGCACGACGGGAGCCGTCCCGGCGAGCGCAAACAGCGGTTTCGAAAGCGCTCCCAACCCGTAGCCGATCAGGATCAGTGGTTTACGCTTCCCGATCCGGTCCGATACATAACCCGAGAATATCTTGGTGATCGATGCCGTTGACTCGGCAATGCCATCGATCAGCCCGACCATTGCCACGCTGACGCCGAGCGTCGCCGTCAGAAACAGCGGAAGCAGCGCGTGGATGATCTCCGACGAAATATCCATGAACATGCTGACGAAGCCAAGCGCCCAAACAGTGCGGGGAATACGAGAGACTGCATTGGGTTGATTGCTCACTGTGTTTCCCGTTGCAGAAACCGGCAGACTAGGTGCAGACCGCTCGCGCTGTCGATGCGCTCGAACGTCGCGTCGTGGAGGCGCATGACGGCTGCAACGATCGCGAGTCCCAGCCCGGCCCCGCTCGTCGATCGCGCTGCGTCAAGGCGCGCGAAGGGTTCGACGACACGGGCAAACTCTTCTTCCGCCATGCCCGAGCCACGATCCTCGAAAGTAAGGATACAGGTCCCGTGATCTATACTTACGCGCACGACGACCTTCGCACCGGGTGGCGTATGCTTGATCGCATTTTCGAGCAGGTTTGAAACGGCGAGGCCAAGCAGATCGGCGTCGCCAGTCACGATTGCTCCAGACGCAA
Protein-coding regions in this window:
- a CDS encoding SOS response-associated peptidase, whose translation is MLRRMCNLYTSKVTGAEIARAFEAREPAFDFTGDKDLYPKSLAPVVRDTGEGRVVEMMRWGFPPPAAARAPVTNVRNLASPFWRTTLGRPDRRCLVPVTKFCEWEGEAGSKIKRWFAIPSRPVFAFAGVWRPTEGDPAFAFLTCEPNPIVAPIHPKAMPVILHEDDYAGWLSGEFAQACALATPYPSQLMTVS
- a CDS encoding MFS transporter produces the protein MAASTPVTDDQGALAPLGIPIFRAIWLASLASNFGGLIQSVGASWMMTTLAPTPTFVALVSASTTLPIMLLSLFAGAIADNFDRRRVMLAAQAFMLLVSVGLSVCAWSGALTPWLLLIFTFLIGVGTAFNGPAWQASVGDMVPRAALPGAVALNSMGFNIARSVGPALGGVIVAVAGAATAFLLNAVSYLGLIFVLLRWSPPARTSALPPEPLGVAMGAGLRYVAMSPDILKVLVRAGMFGFGASAISALMPLVARNMLGGGALVFGLLSGAFGIGAVLGALNGARLRRLMTTEAMVCAAIIALAAGTLVTGLSHVTAVSFVAILVAGGGWVTALSTFNVTVQMASPRWVVGRALALYQMVAFGFMAIGSWVFGEIAAAYGIPVALMTASIVLLAGILVGRIVPLPRATDLNLDPLQRWIEPTVAVPIEPRSGPIVVTLEYRIATDDISGFLAHMNERRRIRLRDGARHWTLLRDLQISDLWVERYHVATWNDYVRHNERRTQADAANIDAIHTLQRAGVPIVAHRMIERQTGSLIHRPDFEEVEPLTDPIRSA
- a CDS encoding S1/P1 nuclease, whose product is MIAKSRYCLTLSALAVALFTPNTAKAWGNEGHQTIGLIAEHFLSTAERAEVKRLLSLPIDPDLPATMRDRATWGDAYRDSDRNTTKIRYTLTRNWHFVDLEFDNPDFASACFGDVPLRPGANPSQGNAQECVVQKIEEFRAVLADKARPDAERALALNFMLHFVGDVHQPLHAAERQKDQGGNLVLVVTGTSTNGSNLHSFWDTATVNRLGSSPETISAALIGDITPGKLASWRKGNARDWALQSYKIAHDVTYALPTATRSCSIRARDGTTKQETCIVLDEGYRTKAAGKVHRQLEVAGVRLAWMISQALK
- a CDS encoding MFS transporter — protein: MFMDISSEIIHALLPLFLTATLGVSVAMVGLIDGIAESTASITKIFSGYVSDRIGKRKPLILIGYGLGALSKPLFALAGTAPVVLGARFADRIGKGLRGAPRDALVADVTPQEIRGRAFGLRQSLDTIGAFAGPLIAIGLMALFSDDMRMVFWVAIIPALLAVALVLFGVEDTTPTTKGAEVRIPIRIADIQRLPRAFWVLVVIGAVFSLARFSEAFLILKANAEGLPLALAPLVLVAMNLVYAIGAYPLGIVSDRVSSRSLLAWGLCCLIGADLALAMLPGIGGAFVGILLWGLHMALTQGLFAKLVADRAPPELRGSAYGVFNLASGLALLAASVIAGLLWDSVGPSATFVVGAAFAALALLGILGVVRHE
- a CDS encoding YncE family protein, whose translation is MSKTVRPHLPMRKSLSIVGLILFASAPVFAKDLQSISYRVVEKIAGPDGGWDLLSVDPATERLYVARSNGVMAIDLKSGKVSPDVAVSNRGHDAMSIPGTSTVISTNGGANTATLFNGLTGEVIATLPVGTKPDAVAWDPATKTAWVMTPGSGDISVIDPSSAKVVATIAVGGSLELGTADGKGRLYVNVEDKNEVVVLDTLARKVIARFPLKGCDEPTGIAYAADTKQIVSACANGVAIVSAPNGRLVASLKVGTGPDGAVYDARRHLAFVPSGGDGTLSIVRLGAKPAVVGLVVTAKGARTVALDPSTGRLYLPSAQYLPANGARRPPMVPGSFKVLVVAPSQSL